In Moorella sp. Hama-1, a single genomic region encodes these proteins:
- a CDS encoding flagellar hook-length control protein FliK: MNIILSDLPGGIAKGQQVSAGLAGDSRGLTWEVGKILQGRVSSQVANGAFLLEIQGREILAQSSLTLVPGQAVSLQVLERQGSQWLVKLLAADGPALTDDLKAILTRLGLRDTPPYRFLVSKFLAYRLPLQPELLKQVEQVLSLPGGRGNGKIEATLPEGATAANYQGLFPGEEEIEVALQALKMGIPPQAETIKYLRAFILQEREKGQEGITSLARFLSSLAALLDGLEGEKGGEARTLYQQLKAMVASLVLQPGVGRERLAGQLHNLLSFQLPGRDGENFSTANNGGVLSLPPLPESAAGKELQQGPARYIRLWPLNELTEKLDSLLQAVKEAVRENGQETAARDLLHTGEKIAGQLTGQQVFQTSSRDNGLQPCLYFALPIQQEGEVTTWGQLVIRKEGRETNQVDSRNFNMTILLHTENLGSLLLEIRAGQGEVKVQGQVEKEWVGQLIAASWPELQGSFAGLGYRLHSYQWRTGAVPGQLLPLPVAPGEITIGPGLLDKKV; encoded by the coding sequence ATGAATATAATCCTGAGTGATTTGCCCGGGGGGATCGCTAAAGGCCAGCAAGTTTCGGCCGGTTTAGCCGGGGACAGCCGGGGATTGACCTGGGAAGTGGGCAAGATCCTGCAGGGGCGGGTAAGCAGCCAGGTGGCGAATGGTGCTTTTCTCCTGGAGATCCAGGGCCGGGAGATCCTGGCCCAGTCCTCCCTGACTTTGGTGCCCGGTCAGGCCGTCAGCCTCCAGGTCCTGGAGCGGCAGGGGAGCCAGTGGCTGGTAAAATTACTCGCTGCTGACGGTCCAGCTCTAACTGACGACCTGAAGGCCATCCTTACCCGTCTGGGGCTCCGGGATACGCCCCCATACCGCTTCCTGGTGTCAAAATTCCTGGCTTACCGGCTGCCTTTACAACCGGAGTTGTTAAAGCAGGTAGAGCAGGTTTTAAGCCTTCCCGGTGGCAGGGGTAACGGAAAGATCGAAGCAACCCTGCCGGAAGGCGCAACGGCCGCTAATTACCAGGGCCTTTTTCCTGGTGAAGAAGAGATAGAGGTAGCCCTGCAGGCCCTGAAGATGGGGATCCCACCGCAAGCTGAAACCATCAAGTACCTGCGCGCCTTTATACTCCAGGAGCGGGAAAAAGGACAGGAAGGAATAACCAGCCTGGCCCGTTTTCTTTCCTCCCTGGCGGCGCTACTGGATGGGCTGGAAGGTGAGAAAGGGGGGGAGGCCAGGACCCTGTACCAGCAGTTAAAAGCCATGGTAGCCTCCCTGGTCCTGCAACCCGGGGTCGGCAGGGAGAGATTAGCGGGGCAATTACATAACCTGCTGTCTTTCCAGCTGCCCGGGAGGGATGGCGAAAACTTCTCTACTGCTAATAATGGCGGCGTCCTGTCCTTGCCTCCTTTACCCGAAAGCGCGGCGGGAAAAGAGCTCCAGCAGGGCCCGGCCCGGTATATCCGGCTCTGGCCATTAAACGAGTTAACCGAAAAACTAGACTCTCTGCTCCAGGCAGTCAAGGAGGCCGTCCGGGAAAACGGCCAGGAGACTGCGGCCAGGGATCTCCTGCATACCGGCGAAAAGATTGCCGGGCAGCTGACCGGGCAACAGGTATTTCAAACCAGCAGTAGGGATAACGGGCTGCAGCCTTGCCTTTATTTTGCTTTACCCATCCAGCAGGAGGGTGAAGTAACTACCTGGGGGCAACTGGTGATCCGGAAAGAGGGTCGGGAAACGAACCAGGTTGATAGCCGGAATTTTAATATGACCATCCTTTTACATACGGAAAACCTGGGGTCCCTGTTACTGGAGATCAGGGCCGGGCAGGGGGAGGTAAAGGTCCAGGGACAGGTGGAAAAGGAGTGGGTGGGCCAGTTAATTGCTGCCTCCTGGCCGGAGTTGCAGGGGAGCTTCGCCGGCTTGGGCTACCGTTTACATAGCTATCAATGGCGGACCGGGGCCGTTCCCGGGCAGCTGCTACCGCTGCCGGTTGCCCCGGGGGAGATCACTATTGGGCCGGGCTTGCTGGATAAAAAAGTGTAG
- a CDS encoding phasin family protein, with translation MKELVRKAFALGWGALALTREAVEKLADELVKKGEMGQGEARELVNDLLERGKKEREEAQKVIRQEMERVLGELNLPSRDDLLRLEEKVDRLLQRGAEKQMSRHS, from the coding sequence ATGAAAGAATTGGTACGCAAGGCCTTTGCCCTGGGGTGGGGAGCGCTAGCCTTAACCAGGGAAGCGGTGGAAAAATTGGCGGATGAACTGGTGAAGAAAGGGGAAATGGGCCAGGGAGAGGCCAGGGAACTGGTAAATGACCTGCTGGAACGGGGTAAAAAAGAGCGGGAAGAGGCACAAAAAGTTATCCGCCAGGAAATGGAGCGGGTGCTGGGTGAATTAAACCTGCCCTCCCGGGACGACCTGTTGCGGCTGGAAGAAAAGGTAGATCGGCTGCTACAGCGGGGTGCGGAGAAGCAGATGAGCCGCCATAGTTAG
- a CDS encoding sensor histidine kinase → MKLRTRLTLAFILVTFLAVVALAMAVGWSTRSFFHGYVNDVNSRRQQVWAEFFTAYYRDRGGWSGVQDLLGTPWHGGRGRGWGPAQGMGQGMGQGPAQGMGSGRLAQERVILADGEGVVVADSYGARLGERVAETELAGGTAINVNGRRVGTMWLATTAPPGVLSQEDEFTRAVTLAIILSGIGVLLLAGLAGLYLARRIARPLSRLTAAVQGLAAGGYKQRLDLTGDYEIARLVAAFNEMAARLEKYEALRRNMVADVAHELRTPLTVLRGQLESLQAGAIEAKPEVIISLHDEILRLTRLVHDLQELSLAEARQLTLHQELLNLVEVIQRVMNFFQVEAEDKNVTLDLDASSESIMVRGDRDRLAQVLINLLGNALRYTPAGGRVGVSARQEGGDVIVAVTDSGAGIDPADLPYVFERFYRPDKSRTRAQGGAGLGLAIAKGFVEAHGGRIWAESHPGRGSKFTFTLPAPPPA, encoded by the coding sequence ATGAAACTCCGGACGCGATTGACCCTGGCCTTTATCCTGGTAACCTTCCTGGCGGTAGTCGCCCTGGCGATGGCCGTAGGCTGGTCTACCCGGTCCTTCTTTCACGGGTATGTTAACGATGTTAACTCGCGCCGCCAGCAGGTGTGGGCGGAGTTTTTTACGGCCTATTATCGCGACCGGGGCGGCTGGTCCGGGGTGCAGGACCTCCTGGGTACCCCCTGGCACGGTGGCCGGGGGCGGGGTTGGGGGCCGGCCCAGGGTATGGGCCAGGGCATGGGTCAGGGGCCGGCCCAGGGTATGGGTTCCGGTCGTTTGGCCCAGGAACGGGTAATCCTGGCAGACGGCGAAGGCGTGGTAGTAGCTGATTCCTATGGTGCCAGGCTGGGCGAAAGAGTTGCCGAAACGGAATTGGCCGGGGGTACGGCTATTAACGTTAACGGTCGCCGGGTGGGAACTATGTGGCTGGCCACGACAGCACCGCCGGGGGTTCTTTCCCAGGAGGATGAATTTACCCGCGCGGTCACTCTGGCCATCATTCTGTCGGGGATAGGGGTATTGCTCCTGGCCGGCCTGGCCGGGCTTTACCTGGCACGAAGGATCGCCAGGCCATTAAGCAGGCTTACGGCGGCCGTCCAGGGGTTGGCTGCCGGCGGTTATAAGCAACGTCTGGACCTGACCGGCGATTATGAAATTGCCCGGCTGGTAGCGGCTTTTAACGAGATGGCGGCACGGCTGGAGAAATATGAGGCCCTGCGCCGCAATATGGTGGCCGATGTTGCCCATGAACTGCGCACCCCCCTGACGGTGCTGCGGGGACAACTGGAATCCCTCCAGGCAGGGGCCATAGAGGCCAAACCGGAGGTAATCATATCCCTCCATGACGAGATCCTGCGCCTGACCCGCCTGGTGCATGATTTACAGGAGCTGAGCCTGGCTGAAGCCCGGCAGCTTACCCTGCACCAGGAGCTTCTCAACCTGGTCGAAGTGATCCAGCGGGTAATGAATTTCTTTCAAGTAGAGGCGGAGGACAAAAATGTCACCCTGGATCTTGATGCCTCAAGTGAGAGCATAATGGTCAGGGGGGATAGGGATCGCCTCGCCCAGGTCCTCATCAACCTCCTGGGCAACGCCCTGCGCTATACCCCGGCCGGGGGAAGGGTGGGGGTAAGTGCCAGGCAGGAGGGAGGCGACGTCATCGTCGCCGTAACTGATAGCGGGGCGGGCATCGACCCGGCCGACCTGCCCTATGTCTTTGAAAGGTTCTACCGCCCCGATAAGTCGCGGACCAGGGCCCAGGGGGGAGCGGGGCTGGGCCTGGCTATCGCCAAGGGTTTCGTGGAAGCCCACGGGGGGAGAATCTGGGCTGAGAGCCACCCCGGCCGGGGTAGCAAGTTTACCTTTACCCTCCCGGCGCCGCCGCCGGCGTAA
- a CDS encoding lysophospholipid acyltransferase family protein: MLYKLNKLIAKYFLWLLGKPAITGQENIPRTGPVIVVANHTSLLDGFLLAAYLPRRVTFLSAAYLFRLPVVGAFLRAMGAIPVQNGGSELAGMKAALRVLQKGGTLALFPEGQVGVGNKLGPFQTGWAYLSLKAGASVVPVAIKGTEAVLPPGAVFPRRSMIYMQIASPWTLAKVQRPGQETMTALNMRLVSQMKQMLQ; this comes from the coding sequence ATGCTCTATAAATTGAACAAGTTAATTGCTAAGTATTTTTTGTGGCTTTTGGGGAAACCCGCCATTACCGGGCAAGAAAATATCCCCCGCACAGGCCCGGTGATTGTGGTGGCCAACCACACCAGCCTCCTGGACGGTTTCCTTTTGGCGGCTTACTTGCCCCGGCGGGTTACCTTCCTGTCAGCAGCCTACCTGTTCAGGTTGCCGGTAGTGGGAGCGTTTTTACGCGCGATGGGTGCCATTCCGGTGCAAAACGGGGGGAGTGAGCTGGCGGGAATGAAGGCCGCCTTACGGGTATTGCAGAAGGGGGGCACCCTGGCCCTTTTTCCTGAGGGCCAGGTTGGCGTAGGGAACAAGCTAGGTCCATTCCAAACGGGATGGGCGTATTTATCCCTGAAGGCAGGTGCTTCAGTAGTACCGGTAGCGATTAAGGGAACTGAAGCAGTACTGCCTCCAGGCGCCGTCTTCCCGCGCCGCAGTATGATTTACATGCAAATCGCTTCCCCGTGGACGCTGGCAAAGGTCCAGCGACCGGGGCAGGAAACTATGACGGCTTTGAACATGAGACTGGTCAGTCAAATGAAGCAAATGTTGCAATGA
- a CDS encoding D-alanine--D-alanine ligase family protein, translating to MLHILFLFNAVPARERRGPYSDCLPWDTVHQIYRALMESGNKVYPVNVHSRQQLEKSLRRLPHPHLAFVLAEGYLDEPRTLYDGSGAAAVRLLLQRHDIPASHSSAAAMEICRHKHLTYQVLQQAGLPVPPHRLLVPSQDLLPQQLDGIIEAIGFPIFVKPDGGGNSIGIGPDSVVYSPAELGHRVRRLQDTLGELPVLVEKYLPGQEFTVGLIGRSPCYVLPALGFLSREVRTTTVKGVSHEAEYIFSVDRRYNFLTELAGKVLAAIGGRDALRFDLRTGSDGELYIIDVNGTPSLNPRASLTAMAMATGLNYKQFINLILYQTLLENGLVADGKLQELIAPALALLYPYRLDGSSCQVASA from the coding sequence TTGCTGCATATACTCTTTCTCTTTAATGCCGTTCCCGCTCGAGAGCGCCGGGGTCCCTACAGCGACTGCCTTCCCTGGGATACAGTCCACCAGATTTACCGGGCCTTAATGGAAAGCGGCAATAAGGTTTATCCCGTTAATGTTCACAGCCGCCAGCAGCTGGAAAAGTCCCTTAGGCGCCTGCCCCATCCCCACCTGGCCTTTGTCCTGGCCGAAGGTTACCTGGACGAGCCCCGTACCCTGTACGATGGGAGTGGCGCCGCCGCCGTGCGGCTTTTACTCCAGCGTCATGACATTCCCGCCAGCCACTCCTCCGCAGCAGCCATGGAGATCTGCCGCCATAAGCACCTAACCTATCAGGTTTTACAGCAGGCCGGTCTGCCGGTACCACCCCACCGGCTCTTGGTGCCATCCCAGGATTTACTGCCGCAGCAACTGGACGGTATTATAGAGGCAATCGGCTTCCCTATATTTGTCAAACCCGATGGTGGTGGCAATAGCATTGGCATCGGCCCTGATTCCGTGGTTTATAGCCCGGCCGAGCTGGGACACCGGGTCAGGAGGCTCCAGGATACTCTGGGCGAACTCCCGGTACTGGTGGAAAAGTACCTGCCGGGACAGGAATTTACCGTTGGCCTGATTGGCCGTTCGCCCTGTTATGTCCTCCCCGCCCTGGGCTTCCTTTCCCGGGAAGTCAGAACTACTACCGTCAAGGGCGTATCGCACGAGGCGGAGTATATCTTCTCTGTGGACAGGCGTTATAATTTCTTAACTGAGCTAGCCGGCAAAGTACTGGCCGCCATTGGCGGTAGAGATGCCCTGCGGTTCGACCTGCGTACAGGTAGCGACGGGGAGCTGTATATTATCGATGTCAACGGGACCCCTTCCCTGAACCCCAGGGCCTCGTTGACCGCCATGGCCATGGCAACCGGCCTGAATTACAAGCAGTTTATCAATCTCATTCTCTACCAGACCCTGCTAGAAAATGGTCTGGTAGCCGACGGCAAACTGCAAGAGTTAATCGCCCCGGCCCTGGCGCTCCTTTACCCTTACAGACTGGACGGATCTTCCTGCCAGGTAGCCTCGGCTTGA
- a CDS encoding radical SAM protein, whose product MINKWGPNLEFAKRYVGEKVLRELLSYLSRDPVHHLEQLLSLGKLLARREEHKQNVAALEKAIIENPAVRQLTEGILKDTHPNILQRLLYNFFINSVLMGVPRQLHLSQTRGFNVPHTILVDPTSACNLRCEGCWAGAYAQHDELDYERLDRLCSEAKELGIYWMIMSGGEPFMYPRLFDLAARHSDMAFMLYTNGTRIDDRVADQIVAVGNLSPAFSLEGWEERTDRRRGPGVFKRVTAAMDRLRERGAVFGVSLTATRENMEEITSDAFVDFLVERGARYGWIFHYIPIGRNPNPDLMLTPEQRAYMATRVPAIRMNKPIVLADFWNDGELTQGCIAGGRRYFHVTASGAVEPCAFVHFSTHNIKDHSMEEILRSPLFTAFQKRQPFCGNHLRPCPIIDVPSALRDIVAESGARPTHAGADDVLKGEVGEFLDRRAAAWAEAAAEVRSRQASKAVS is encoded by the coding sequence ATGATTAACAAGTGGGGCCCCAATCTGGAATTTGCCAAGCGGTACGTAGGTGAGAAAGTATTAAGGGAGTTGTTAAGCTACCTGAGCAGGGACCCGGTCCATCACCTTGAGCAACTCCTCAGCCTTGGTAAACTCTTAGCCCGGCGGGAGGAACATAAGCAAAATGTGGCTGCCTTGGAAAAGGCGATTATTGAAAACCCGGCAGTACGCCAACTGACGGAGGGGATATTGAAGGATACCCATCCCAACATATTGCAACGGTTACTATATAATTTTTTCATCAATTCAGTGCTCATGGGCGTACCCAGGCAATTACATTTATCACAGACCAGGGGCTTCAACGTGCCCCATACTATCCTGGTAGATCCCACCAGCGCCTGCAACCTGCGGTGCGAGGGGTGCTGGGCCGGGGCCTACGCCCAGCATGACGAGCTTGATTACGAGCGCCTGGACCGCCTCTGCAGCGAGGCCAAGGAACTGGGGATCTACTGGATGATAATGTCTGGCGGGGAACCATTCATGTACCCGCGCCTGTTCGACCTGGCCGCCAGGCACAGCGATATGGCCTTCATGTTATATACCAACGGTACCAGGATCGATGACCGGGTAGCGGACCAGATCGTGGCGGTGGGTAACCTGTCACCGGCTTTCAGCCTGGAAGGCTGGGAGGAAAGGACCGACCGCCGGCGGGGGCCGGGGGTGTTCAAAAGGGTAACCGCCGCCATGGACCGGCTGCGGGAGCGGGGAGCGGTCTTCGGCGTGTCCCTCACCGCCACCCGGGAGAACATGGAGGAAATAACCTCCGATGCATTTGTGGACTTCCTGGTGGAGAGAGGAGCCAGATACGGCTGGATCTTCCACTACATCCCCATCGGCCGCAATCCTAACCCGGACCTGATGCTGACACCGGAGCAGCGCGCCTACATGGCCACGCGCGTGCCCGCCATCCGTATGAACAAGCCCATCGTGCTGGCCGACTTCTGGAACGATGGGGAACTGACCCAGGGGTGTATTGCCGGCGGGCGGCGGTACTTCCATGTGACCGCCAGCGGCGCGGTGGAGCCGTGTGCCTTTGTCCACTTCTCTACCCACAACATTAAAGATCATAGCATGGAAGAGATTTTACGTTCGCCACTGTTTACCGCCTTCCAAAAAAGGCAGCCTTTCTGCGGCAACCACCTGCGACCCTGCCCCATTATCGATGTACCCTCCGCCCTCCGGGACATTGTGGCGGAAAGTGGGGCCAGGCCCACCCACGCCGGCGCCGATGACGTGCTGAAAGGGGAAGTAGGCGAATTCTTGGACCGGCGGGCGGCGGCCTGGGCGGAAGCAGCCGCGGAGGTACGGTCCCGGCAAGCATCGAAGGCCGTATCCTGA
- a CDS encoding UbiA family prenyltransferase — protein sequence MHQDKLKSLALYFLLPRPGAITGGAIYFWGGIAYGVALSHHFSVVDIAVAWLGTEFLINQAKYWLNDYKDAASDRLHPRKRERAAAGGDLPVKWLPALAALRMITGIIFLLRYQPKILPLALLLPAIQLWYDTVKRLPLLNAGVAASGSVVRFAAGLCAITGVWPLFFPCLLVYCQRLAIYVASYSAEGRYLLRYGKTPGKEYTLFYAQHPYLEKLAVALFLGLLVFALGRSIPGGIIITGIVVAFLGVLYYRINGPGDRVYWQGWKLLWATCVFVSRHLSEQFRLKYWQRFPSPRRLLCLRDG from the coding sequence TTGCACCAGGATAAATTGAAAAGTCTCGCTTTATACTTCTTGTTGCCCCGTCCGGGAGCTATTACAGGCGGCGCGATCTACTTCTGGGGTGGCATTGCCTATGGGGTAGCCCTGAGCCACCACTTTTCGGTAGTCGATATCGCCGTTGCCTGGTTGGGAACCGAGTTTCTGATCAATCAGGCCAAATACTGGCTTAACGACTATAAAGATGCCGCAAGCGATCGGCTTCACCCACGGAAAAGGGAGCGAGCTGCGGCGGGCGGGGATTTGCCGGTAAAGTGGTTGCCCGCCCTGGCTGCTCTACGTATGATAACCGGGATCATTTTTTTGCTTCGGTACCAGCCTAAGATACTGCCCCTAGCGCTGCTTTTGCCGGCAATCCAGCTTTGGTACGATACCGTCAAAAGGCTGCCGCTGCTTAACGCCGGGGTGGCAGCCAGCGGTTCCGTGGTCAGGTTTGCGGCCGGGTTATGCGCCATAACGGGAGTGTGGCCGCTGTTTTTCCCCTGTCTGCTTGTCTACTGCCAGCGCCTGGCAATATACGTTGCCTCTTACAGCGCGGAGGGGCGTTACCTCTTGCGTTACGGTAAAACGCCCGGTAAAGAATATACCCTCTTCTACGCGCAACACCCTTACCTGGAAAAACTGGCGGTGGCGTTATTCTTAGGGCTGCTCGTCTTTGCTCTAGGGCGGTCTATTCCCGGTGGGATTATTATTACCGGTATCGTGGTGGCCTTTTTAGGCGTACTTTACTACCGGATTAACGGGCCGGGGGACAGGGTCTACTGGCAGGGCTGGAAACTCCTGTGGGCTACTTGCGTCTTCGTATCCAGACATCTTTCGGAGCAATTCAGGTTAAAGTACTGGCAAAGATTTCCTTCCCCAAGAAGGCTCCTGTGCCTCAGAGATGGTTGA
- a CDS encoding EscU/YscU/HrcU family type III secretion system export apparatus switch protein: MTRKDEVKKAVALRYNDDQDQVPRVVASGRGQIADKIIATATAAGVPVHQDAGLTEMLARLDIGASIPAELYQMVAAVLAYIYALDRRQTRK; the protein is encoded by the coding sequence GTGACTCGTAAGGACGAGGTTAAAAAGGCGGTCGCCCTGCGTTATAATGACGACCAGGATCAAGTACCCCGGGTGGTAGCCTCTGGCAGGGGACAGATAGCAGATAAAATAATCGCTACAGCCACAGCAGCCGGTGTTCCCGTCCACCAGGATGCTGGGCTGACAGAGATGCTGGCACGATTGGATATCGGCGCCAGCATTCCGGCTGAACTCTACCAGATGGTGGCCGCGGTTTTAGCCTATATTTATGCTTTAGACAGGAGACAAACCAGGAAATAA
- a CDS encoding patatin-like phospholipase family protein produces the protein MKERQMVRKRPRIGLALGGGGARGYAHLGVLKALREANIPVDVIAGTSMGAVVGAAYATGYQIEELVDMALQMRWRHLLALADPTLPRQGMIAGNRLERYFETLTRGRDFNQLAKTLVVVATDITTGEEVRLNSGSVARALRASTAVPGVFCPVESGDRLLVDGSITTPVPVRVAADAGAEVVVAVDVCSPVDRTDVLVQAWKWLKEIPFRQTYCLAGVPGFLHFLKPGLPASINIVGRSLELYDRYMKVSSPGSPSMHYWMLKPSVENVRWYEFHRVRECIQAGEAVGRQVVDQVNTLLKKGDFVEGTGHQTGRASKVMRWEQ, from the coding sequence GTGAAGGAAAGGCAAATGGTTAGAAAAAGGCCGCGCATTGGTCTGGCCCTGGGGGGCGGGGGTGCCAGGGGCTATGCCCACCTGGGGGTGCTCAAGGCTTTACGGGAGGCAAACATCCCTGTTGACGTTATTGCCGGGACCAGTATGGGGGCGGTGGTTGGCGCCGCCTATGCTACCGGGTACCAGATCGAAGAATTGGTTGATATGGCTTTACAAATGCGATGGCGACACTTGCTTGCCCTGGCAGACCCGACTCTACCCCGCCAAGGCATGATCGCTGGGAACCGGTTGGAAAGATACTTTGAAACCTTAACCCGGGGGAGGGACTTTAATCAACTCGCAAAAACTTTAGTCGTCGTGGCCACCGACATAACTACAGGAGAAGAAGTGCGCCTTAACTCCGGGTCGGTGGCCCGGGCTTTACGGGCCAGCACCGCAGTGCCGGGCGTCTTTTGCCCGGTGGAGTCAGGGGATCGCTTGCTGGTTGATGGGTCTATAACCACGCCAGTGCCTGTGAGAGTAGCTGCGGATGCGGGGGCAGAGGTGGTGGTGGCTGTTGATGTATGCTCGCCGGTGGACCGGACTGATGTCCTGGTGCAGGCATGGAAGTGGTTAAAGGAGATACCTTTCAGGCAAACTTATTGCCTGGCGGGGGTACCGGGTTTCTTACACTTCCTGAAGCCGGGGTTGCCCGCGAGTATCAACATTGTTGGCCGTTCACTGGAACTGTACGACCGTTACATGAAGGTTTCCTCGCCAGGGAGTCCTTCCATGCATTACTGGATGTTAAAACCCTCAGTGGAAAATGTAAGGTGGTACGAGTTTCACCGGGTCAGAGAGTGTATCCAGGCAGGAGAAGCTGTTGGAAGGCAGGTGGTCGATCAGGTCAACACCTTGCTAAAAAAAGGGGACTTTGTTGAAGGGACCGGCCACCAAACCGGACGGGCAAGTAAGGTAATGAGATGGGAGCAATGA
- a CDS encoding acyl-CoA dehydratase activase, giving the protein MSLTAGVDVGSLTTKAVVVRDGRMAGAVVLKSGVNSAEIAEKALQAALEQAGAGLESLDGIVATGYGRIRVPFAGRRVTEITCHARGIYYLWPEVRTVIDIGGQDSKVILLDAGGKVRDFVMNEKCAAGTGRFLEIMAGALEVPLEEMGTLSRQAGQGANITSMCTVFAESEVVSLVAEGRPVAEIIRGLHNAVAQRVVAMAQRLGWEEPVAMTGGVAKNSGVVKSLEENLDTSIRVPPDPQIIGALGAALLALR; this is encoded by the coding sequence TTGAGCTTGACTGCGGGAGTAGATGTCGGCTCCCTGACAACTAAAGCTGTTGTAGTCCGGGACGGCCGGATGGCAGGAGCCGTCGTTCTGAAGAGTGGTGTAAACAGTGCAGAGATTGCAGAAAAGGCCTTACAGGCAGCCCTGGAACAGGCCGGAGCCGGATTAGAGTCCCTGGACGGCATTGTCGCCACGGGCTACGGCCGTATCCGGGTCCCCTTCGCCGGGAGACGGGTCACCGAAATCACCTGTCATGCCCGGGGAATTTACTATCTCTGGCCGGAAGTACGCACGGTCATCGATATTGGCGGCCAGGATAGCAAGGTCATCCTCCTGGATGCCGGGGGTAAGGTGCGGGATTTTGTCATGAACGAGAAGTGTGCCGCCGGTACCGGCCGTTTCCTGGAAATCATGGCCGGAGCCCTGGAAGTCCCGCTGGAAGAAATGGGGACCCTCTCCCGGCAGGCAGGCCAGGGCGCCAATATTACCAGCATGTGCACCGTCTTTGCCGAATCCGAAGTGGTTTCCCTGGTGGCCGAAGGCCGGCCGGTGGCCGAGATAATCAGGGGCCTGCATAATGCCGTCGCCCAGCGGGTAGTGGCCATGGCCCAGCGGTTGGGCTGGGAAGAGCCGGTGGCCATGACAGGCGGGGTGGCCAAAAACTCAGGAGTAGTAAAAAGCCTGGAAGAAAACCTGGACACCAGCATCCGCGTACCCCCGGACCCGCAAATAATCGGGGCCCTGGGAGCGGCCCTGCTGGCGCTCCGGTAG
- a CDS encoding DNA adenine methylase yields MVKNNLAAPLLKWAGGKRQIVYWILKYVPQTFTTYYEPFLGGGAVLFALQPEKAVVNDINSELINVYEVIRDNVEELIADLRKHRNEEAYFYAIRNLDRDKERYNRLTPIQRASRIIYLNKTCYNGLFRVNRAGEFNAPFGNYKRPNIVNELTLRAVSDYFNRAQITFTCRDFEAVLKEARKGAFVYLDPPYDPVSTTASFTGYSRGGFGKDEQIRLKETCDQLNKQGIKFLLSNSATDFIKELYKDYHLEIIQAKRAINSRADKRGEIDEVLVMNFT; encoded by the coding sequence ATGGTGAAGAACAATCTAGCGGCCCCGTTGTTAAAATGGGCGGGGGGCAAGCGGCAAATAGTCTACTGGATACTAAAATACGTGCCGCAGACCTTTACCACCTATTATGAACCCTTCCTGGGCGGCGGCGCCGTTTTATTTGCCCTGCAGCCGGAAAAGGCTGTGGTCAACGACATCAACAGCGAGTTAATCAATGTTTACGAAGTTATCAGGGATAATGTAGAGGAATTGATTGCTGACCTCAGGAAACACAGGAATGAAGAGGCTTATTTTTACGCCATCCGGAATCTGGATCGGGACAAGGAGAGATATAACCGGCTGACACCCATCCAGCGGGCCTCAAGAATTATTTACTTGAACAAGACCTGCTACAATGGTTTATTCCGAGTTAACAGGGCCGGGGAATTCAATGCGCCCTTTGGTAATTATAAGCGCCCGAATATCGTGAACGAACTCACCCTAAGGGCCGTAAGCGATTATTTTAACCGGGCCCAGATTACATTTACTTGTAGGGACTTTGAGGCGGTTTTAAAGGAGGCGCGCAAAGGAGCCTTTGTTTATCTTGATCCCCCCTATGACCCGGTTTCCACTACGGCCAGTTTTACCGGTTACAGCCGGGGAGGCTTTGGCAAAGACGAGCAGATAAGGCTTAAAGAGACGTGTGATCAACTAAACAAGCAGGGGATCAAATTCCTTTTATCGAACTCAGCGACAGATTTTATCAAGGAGCTTTACAAGGACTACCACCTGGAAATAATCCAGGCTAAACGGGCCATTAACTCCAGAGCCGACAAACGCGGTGAAATTGACGAAGTCCTGGTGATGAATTTTACGTAA